TACTCATATGCATGTCTATTTTCCAAAAAGTCTGTTCAGTTTCAGTGTAACATATTTTCATGGAGGATACGCATGAAGTGTTGCATTTCATTAATTTTCCCGAGGCTGTCCATGTATAAGATATGGACTGCTAGATGCTGATTAAGTGATTCTTTTTGATCCTACAGGTGTTATGGCTGCAACTCTTGTTACTGAAGTTGCCGATGGTTCCTCTAATGTACGCGAGGTATGGAAGCTTTCGTATAAGTAGATCCACAATTTTGGTTCATTGGGATATTTACTATGCTACAATTCTGAGTATGATTGATTTTCAGGAAATGTTATTCTACATATGTGAACGATATATATGATTATTATATTTCATGAATATTCCCAGTAGTCATGTTTAATAGTCTTTTTATTCTCTATCATAGTCCAGAAATTTATCATTGGAACTAAAAATGAACAACTCCCTATCTAAAACTTTGTATTCTTTTGCATTAGACTTAGCTAAGAGCTCGGTGGTATGTTGGAACATCTATTTTCTCTTTTTAGTTAAAAGAGTTTTCATATATTTAAAAGTTTATATATTGTCATATATGTTTGGATGTGTGTTTAACATAAatatcgaatatatatatataattgaaagaTCACAAAAAATGTAATAGTAAATGGAAGATCATGGTAACATAATAGTAACAGATATTGACCATTAAAATTCTTTGAGACGGCAATATGTAGGCCACCCGTAAGACAAGGTGTATAACAGTGACAAAAAAACCGAAAGTGAAAGATTGAGAGGAACTGAATCATTTTAAAAGTCTTACAATTTCAGTGCGTGCTGGCTGTTTTTCACTTCTTTAAATATTGACCAACAAGTTAGTATGGGAgtgttggtatgtatatatatttaaaagataagcattttataacttttaactCGTGCTTATCTCACACCCGCATATTACTATATGGTATCACTTCAATAATTAACTCAAGGAAAAGATTAgttatgttatgttttggttgGTGGTTTGAATTTTTGTGTGTATTCtccattattaatattttatatttttcatgagaTTACGGATATATATCTATTCTATTAAGGAGCTCACTCTGTGAATTCATATGGTTTTTCATGAAATTGGAAAACAAAATCCTAAAAGAGGACAATAGGGCAATTCTAACTACTTAACAGACGACGCTTTGAAGATTTTTTTTCGAAAAAATTAGTTTCCCTCAATAAAATCTAAATAGATAAAATCATGTAAATTAAAAAGTTGGAGATTCAAACTTATGCTTCGTTGAGAGAATGGATGCAAGGTGATACCTTTAGGTTCTCATTATGGCTTTGGGCACGATTTTGCTGTGTAAACCATTGTGGCTCTCAATATTATTGTGTAAACCACCCCATTATAACTCTCGATATGGTCGTGAACCCTTAAATTCTCGGTCCTGTCGTGTGAGCCACCCTCATCGAGATAATGCTCTAGCAGTTAGCTTGCTTTGTTAAGCTTATATTAGCAAAGACAAAGATATAGATAACATTGAATAATTTAAGAAGGATGATAATTGATTAACGAGTTAATTAACAATTATAACGATTAAAGAATACTGTAAAAACATGGTATACTTGGAATGTAAATGAATATTAGTTGAAcaagaaaatttcatatttttcgttGTAATGGGTGTGACCGGCTTCGGATCATGAATCAGACCTACAACGATAGTACTTGGAACATCCTCGGTTGTAAGGGTTGGATGGTTCTGGGAGGCAGCCGCCACTTTTACTATAAGCTTCACCCCCAGCACCACCGCGGCAGACTGGTTGATCTCTTTTAAGTGCGCCGGGAGATATATACCTTTTCTGTTCTAGAAACCTGCGGCTTATTTCTGACTCCATTAGCATCTCGTTTGCTTCATTGCACACTCTGATAGATCCATTGCAGTGCATGAGCACATCATTAACGGTTGAGGACTCAATTTGGCTAAAACAACTTAAGGTGAAGAAGAACAGAAGGAAGAAGAAATGGAGAGATTTCATAATGTTGGATTTGTATGCTTTGGTTTGACATTGAAAATTGAAGTAGTTGAGAACTTTATAGAACTTtaaaacaacattttcttttctcgGAAAGTGGCACTAGTGGAAGCTCCATTACGGACGAATAAGCTCAGGACCGCACTTCACCTAACCCCAATCATGCCCTTTTTTCTTTAGACGCATATGATCTCATAATTAAAAACAATGAAGTTTTTAGGGTGAGGTTTGATcggaataataaaattttcatctcCGTTAGATATGGCCTCGAGTCTCATAGGTCTCGATTTATTAAGTTGTttcaccatttttttttttttttgtactttgGAGGATGAACTTGGTAAAAGGGCCCAAAAAATGTTACACAAAGTATGACATAAcacataatatttaaatttacaaataattatagatatattAAAGATTTATGTTTTCCTTTTTCATGTTGAGATGGGACGATGATATTTGTCGCATAGGCCAAAATTTTTAATCCATGACTAATTATTAGACTTGGTGAGTATAATCCATATTGAGTAGGTGACACTTATTAATTAGATCTTAATTTAGATGTAAAATTAGTATTTtttaataaagtaataaatattattttatgggtgtttatttatttttatataaataaaaaacaacGTATATACATTATGGAAGTTATGAAATTTGAGcccaaaatattataattttcacTACTTTAATCTTACCATTTtaactaaaattatattttatttttatatcaattttttaataattttgttacATAAAAATTTTACCAACATTATGGGCTTGTCATAAGTAATAATAGTTAAAGTACGtcgtcattattttaaaattaaccataATATAAATATCTGAAGATGTCAAAATCAATGAATTAttaatgtattaaatgataacCTATGTAATAGGCCCAATTTGCCTGACTTgctagaaaataaaattttttaaaatccaAGTTTTTGTTACAAGCCCAAAAAAATAAATGAAGCCCAAAATTAACCCTAACCCAAATACAAGCTCAATGGCCCAAAGTGATTAAACATTTTCAGTAAAACAAAACCCTAGAGGCTTCCCCCGCGTTGTTTCTCCTCGGCCACGTTGCCCACTCCTTGTCTCGAGGCGCCTCATCCCGAGGTCCTTCTGCAAGCTTGCACTGAAATGGAAAAAAATTCCTTCTGCGCCTTCGTCAATGCCTGCAAACAAGCAAAATAGGGGAAAGCAGAAACGAAGCAAATATACAGTAAAAACAGTAGCAAACTTTTTGTATTCGGCTAAAAAGCATTAAAGAAATCAAAAAAAGAAATTGCAAAAGGTGATTTGCTTTATTTTACCtgttatctatttttatttttatcatttaaaaaaaagaagggcaaaagatataataaaaattaaaacttacCGACTTGTTTCGAATTCCATCGCCGCGAGTGAGGGTGAGGACGCCGTCCCCGATGATGGACGGCTTTTTTTCGGTGTGACAAGAGAGAAGTCGAAGGGTTTCTTTCAGATTTTACCATTTTTGGCAGAGTTGTGATGAAAACCATCTCCAGATCCAGGCTCCAGTAGCCAAAACGTTCAAAATGGGGGTCTTATGGTGCTTTCCGGCCACCAGAGACGGGCGGAGCCTATCGTCGACGACAGTGGCCATCGTGGAATCCACCCCCCTTTGGCCAGATTCTGGAGAACAAGAGAGAGTTGAGagatttcttttgttttttttttttttagaagaatgttaaaatgaaaaaaaatctgaaaaatttaatttaaatagtgATACAAAACGGTGTTGTTTTGGCTTAGTGCCTATTGAcactaaacggcgtcgttttggtgtGAAAAGGATCGACCCGACCCGTTCCAGTTAAGGTCTGCGCGTTTTTGACCAGATGGTCTATTTGTTTTGtgggtccttccgcattttttaattttttaatccaattttttcttatttttaatttataccctagaattttattttagttttgatttggtCCTCTTGGAACGGTACGTTTCGGAGGGCGGGGAATATGTCCCCATTTGGTCCCTCCATGTTATTCGCGCTTTTCAATATGGtcctctattttattttattctgatTTATGCCTTTAAATTCCATTTAAGTTCTCAATCTAGTCCCTTTTTATGTTTATTCatctattttattataatttaaactctaaattttatttcaatttcaatttaatcctttattcacttaatttcaagtttttattttttatatgcaTATTGTtctgttttattttatatatttatttttacattcatttatttatttagttcttTACTCTTCTTGTATTTagaatttatatgattatttattcctttatttacacattttattattattattgttatgtttTTATCTTgtcttttctattttattatttttcacatttTAAAAAATCTAAACTTAACATTATGTATATCTATTTtacttacttatttatttattattctataCGCTTTGTATACATATTAAAGTTTGTAAAGTTAATATTTTCTTTATAAATACTTGTTGATTCGTGTATTTTCTTACTActaatatttacttatttatcctTTCGTTCATCATTTGTTTCCTCtttttatatatatggtttcattgTTCCAttcatttttaaacatttttatgttatgtttgtttatttttatatcatgcaTTTCGTTTTATTGCTTTACTTATCTATCGAGAGTTATTTACTAATATTGTATTCATCTTCGTAATTATATCATTGTCATTATAATATTTTATCGTATATTGtatatcattttaaatattacattaattttcacccaaattcataaaaaaagaaaattttcaaaaaataggcAATGTTTCATATTTGAAAGATTTGAgaaaatcgtaccctaacttacgaggtttcgattttctcattgAACTCgaataaccgaatatcctttcaaaaattaaagtacataagatttcaaataaaaaatagagGCAAACTTATTCTCAAAGGTTCAAAAtgccgtgtcctaacttacgagatGTGATATTTTGTTATCTCGAGACGAGAGGGCCTTTAACGTTTAATTCAAGCAATTTGTAAGCAAAATTAACATTAatgcaaagagggatcgtatttttaaattattttcaagttttcaactttTGACACTAAGACACGAATCAATCAATTaggtactaattttgggcgttacgagggtgctaactcttccttgtgcgtaaccgactTTCGAACTCATTTTTTTGAACTTCGTAAACCAaaaatcgttgttttaataaatcaaacattttattaaaatgatcaaattatgaGGTAATCCAATCACATctcataaaaaggattggtggcgactcccattttcattttcgtttttaaaaataaaaagtcaatttcaaaaaaatggttttgacaaccTACACgcaaaaaataatagaaatacaatataaatataaatgtgtgtttaaatattatatttatatatctcAATAAAATTCTAATAAATTAAATAGTTTGGTTAAGTTGAATCTATTTAAAAGTAGATTCTATCCAAGTTTAATGATTTCATCCTTAAAAATAATACAAGTATAAAACAGCTGATGAATATTAAACTTGAATATATGAAATAACACAAacccaaaatatatatatttaaaaattaattaaaagtctAAACCACTCATAATATTATAACTAAATATCTTAATGAACTTAAAAACATTATATTTAAAATCAATTTAttctaaatataataaaattatgccCAAAATAACCTTTTAAATCATGGCAAGCATTGTCAAAATTTGATGGCTTCAGTTTTCAAATCGGCTCTCTATTTTATTCTATAACAAGAGAAAAAATGAAATAAACTTAGGAGTTAAAGAGTAAGTTTTCCATGAACTCTAATTACACAAAGTATTTCTTAATttcataaattattataatttttataatattttgtgTAAGTGTTTAATTGTTGTAATATTTTGTGTAATTACACACGCAACAAATTCAATTAcacaaattattataaatttcatAATGTTTTTTATCACTAATTACACAAAAATTTAtccaattatataaattattacaatattttttaattgcacttaacattatttaatcatacaaattaatataaatcttataatatttaattacataagaTATTACTTACTTttgcaaattattacaatttttataatgttttatGTAGCATTGAAGCTAATGGAAAACTCATTGTAAGGAGTGTGAGAGCAGGAAAGAAGTGACATAAGAAGAGAATGCATTTTACTAGTAATGAATAAATATCTAATATTTGTGAGCTAAcatgtaaaattgatataattttaaacataaaataatgataaaatacgTGTAAATTTTTTGATACAATGTTGAGGGAATGGACGGGTCATACAGTTTAAACTTGTGTCAGATGAGTATTTGATAAGAGTTTTTACCATTATTTTATTCAAGTCAAGACGTCAATGTGATCttttaataatgataaaatatattaatgTATAAAAACTTCTTAATAGCttatgtaattttaaaattttaatgctgAAATATATAAGGGTAAAATACAGGAATAGATACCCAACTATTCAATTCATTCTATTTTGGTTACCCAACAATTACGTTTTTCGATTTAGTCACTTTACTTTTTAAAACTAAATATTTTAGAGACTCTTGTCGTTAACTTAATAACAAAAGTCTTGCATGGATTTTTTTATTGgtctaataaaatatattttaaaaatattgaaaatatttttatattttgtaatTACTTTTTTCATCAATCATGTTTATTTTCTCATCAACCAAACAAGTGAAAAACTCATAAATTAAAGTTATTTTTTGATTGAATCTCTTTCGAtttagctttttttttcttttcctacaTAATTAATCTCAAATGCTTAATAAAAACCTAAAAAAAGAGAGctcaaaattaacaaatttataaACTCAAAAAAAAGTTGGTTTACAACACCAACTCCAGGAGTCTTACTCTTTGCTACAAAGATATTACCAAAAGATAAAAGTACAATCGTttgataatttaattataataaagtcgaaaaat
The Gossypium arboreum isolate Shixiya-1 chromosome 10, ASM2569848v2, whole genome shotgun sequence genome window above contains:
- the LOC128282435 gene encoding protein RALF-like 32, which translates into the protein MKSLHFFFLLFFFTLSCFSQIESSTVNDVLMHCNGSIRVCNEANEMLMESEISRRFLEQKRYISPGALKRDQPVCRGGAGGEAYSKSGGCLPEPSNPYNRGCSKYYRCRSDS